A single genomic interval of Phycisphaeraceae bacterium harbors:
- a CDS encoding sigma-70 family RNA polymerase sigma factor produces the protein MALVRGVPSVTIDPIMGTPEPGAANITELLMREAAGDSAARSELSERLYHELRALASRFMTKEAPGHTLQPTALANEAFIRMAGDRGSPQNLNHFLALAARHIRRILVDHARRRARVKRGGGVRPISIDSVDIETTTPGLDLLALEEAMTLLERDHPREAQVAELRFFGGLQEEAIAARLGVSLRTVQDDWRFARAKLRTLMNGEHRNGVAT, from the coding sequence ATGGCGTTGGTGCGCGGCGTTCCGTCGGTTACCATCGACCCCATCATGGGGACTCCGGAGCCTGGCGCTGCAAACATCACAGAGCTTCTGATGCGGGAGGCGGCAGGCGACTCCGCAGCGCGCAGCGAGCTCAGCGAGCGGCTCTACCACGAACTTCGCGCCCTCGCCTCGCGCTTCATGACCAAGGAGGCACCGGGCCACACCCTTCAGCCGACGGCGCTTGCGAATGAAGCCTTCATCAGGATGGCGGGTGACCGAGGTTCCCCTCAGAACCTCAATCACTTTCTCGCTCTTGCCGCGCGACACATCCGCCGAATCCTGGTTGACCATGCGCGCCGTCGAGCCCGCGTCAAGCGAGGCGGCGGAGTGAGGCCGATTTCGATCGACTCCGTGGACATCGAGACGACCACCCCGGGCCTTGACCTGCTGGCGCTGGAAGAGGCCATGACCCTCCTTGAACGAGATCATCCGCGCGAGGCGCAGGTGGCTGAGCTTCGATTCTTCGGCGGATTGCAGGAGGAGGCCATCGCCGCGCGGCTCGGGGTGTCGCTTCGAACCGTGCAGGACGATTGGCGCTTTGCACGGGCGAAGCTCCGGACCTTGATGAACGGGGAACACCGCAATGGAGTCGCGACCTGA
- a CDS encoding TIGR00730 family Rossman fold protein, with product MPPLRSVTVYCSSSPHLEEHFAHTAERLATSIARRNLTLVYGGGGIGLMGVIARSAKAHGGRVEGIITSKFLRLEQGWDGCDELVVVETMRERKRQLAERADAFVVLPGGLGTFEEFFEILVGRQIGDHHKPIGIVNDRGYYDPMLAMIDHSIEHRFVKPATRAMLHVHPDPDWVLDACANEAADGGAAARYDPQIYLPMGPR from the coding sequence ATGCCACCACTTCGAAGCGTCACCGTCTACTGCTCCAGTTCACCTCACCTCGAAGAGCACTTCGCACACACGGCAGAGCGGCTGGCGACTTCGATCGCACGACGGAACCTCACGCTCGTCTACGGAGGAGGCGGAATCGGATTGATGGGGGTCATCGCCCGAAGTGCGAAGGCGCACGGCGGCCGGGTCGAGGGGATCATCACCTCGAAGTTCCTGCGGCTGGAACAGGGCTGGGATGGCTGCGATGAGCTGGTCGTGGTCGAGACCATGCGCGAGCGGAAGCGACAGCTCGCGGAGCGCGCCGATGCATTCGTGGTCCTCCCCGGAGGGCTGGGCACCTTCGAGGAGTTCTTCGAGATCCTGGTCGGACGACAGATCGGCGACCACCACAAGCCCATTGGGATCGTGAACGACCGCGGGTACTACGACCCGATGCTGGCGATGATCGATCACTCGATCGAGCACCGCTTCGTCAAGCCGGCCACGCGCGCCATGCTCCATGTTCATCCCGATCCCGACTGGGTGCTGGATGCATGCGCGAATGAAGCCGCCGATGGCGGAGCCGCCGCGAGGTATGACCCGCAGATCTACCTCCCGATGGGGCCCCGATAG